The genomic segment cttagtatttttagattatggtcattttctttatggcttattaattagcaatatttattttaatcgattttattatcttttgttgaatattttaatataatgtcatcactcttctcacattttgtgttattttcttaggaaacaccttaattacatagttgtatcttactaggactaaaaaaatatttgaagtaaaagttatatattttgtatcaagactattcccgaaaaaaaaacccgaataacccgaggttgaaaaaccccgaattttattggtttggtctataaatttaaaacccgacgcaattggtttggtttggtgtttaaaaaattcgaattaacccggtccatgtacacccctactcgAGACTTAGCTACTTAATTAGCAAGGGATAGTTGGAAAAGAACAATTTTAAGCATCATTATACACAAGTGGGATCTAGTTAAGTCTATAAATGAGGGGCAAAGCTTTTTCATGAGACAACTTAATTAAggatcaattttttttggtcCAATAATGCTGTTTTTAAATCCTAGCAATGCACGTTTATGTTGTGAGCATAGAAAAAAACAAATTCTAACGTGTCAGGCCTCAAATGTTCTATGTTAGGCTAGATGATATCAGCTTAAGGTTCAATGGTGATAAAAAACTTCAATGTTTGAATAAATTGATGGTTGGGATTTATTCACTGAATTTTGAGGAAGTTGCATTTTAAATTTGAGCTCATTTGATTGAGAATTCAAGGAGACTGGCCCAATTTTCTTGAGCATTCTTCATGGAGGAGAAGATGAAATAGGATCGGGGCGGGTCGGGTCGTGGAAGGAATggggtaatttttttaaaatcggataatttaatttgatttggggTTTTCCATCCAAATAGAGGTACATGTGTAAACTTTGTTGACGGCAAGGGTATATTTGTTCACTTTCATTAACTGAGGACAAAGTTagctaataaaataaagtagaggggtatatttgacccttttcccttataaTAATGCATTGAAATTCAGAATTCACCCTAGTTCATACTTAATTTGAATTAGAAACTCAATAATACCTTGTTGGTTTTGCTTATAATTACCATCCATTTATAATACCTTCGAGGGGGTGTTAGGTATTTTCGAACTTTCGACGTTATGGCTCCGTTTATGACTTAATGACTATTTTCGAAAgcttatttttgtttcttagtAATGGAGATATGAAATTTATGTTATAGTCTTGGTTCGCCCAGGTTGAGGTCAGGTGCTATCACCCCTTAGCttaattgggttgtgacaattaAGGTGTTGAAAATTAAGtttgtatacgggtaaaaccgaggacacGGTCATGCTCGGTTTCCCGTTATTACGATTATGCTGGGGCGAAACCCGAGCATCACACCGGGATCAAGAGCTCGAGAACGGATTTGTGCGAGGCAATAATGGAAGGACAATTTGCTGCCATAACGGAAGGccgaaatatccgccctcaCCCGGATATTCCGGCGCCAATCCCGGCGACACAGCTGTCAACAGATTATTTGCTTTATTTAGGATTGTACTAGGTCTAtaactcctctactatataaaggggaGGCCCCCTATTCGGAAAAGGGGTTCGGCAATTGAGAAGAGAGAATTTATtgagatcaataaccataaaGAATATAGCTTCTGTTCCCATTTGTTCATAAGTTCTATTTCGTTTACATTCCTCGCAAACTCGTGATAAAGAGACACCGACCTCGATTTCCCGACCCGAGGTCCCGAACCCTGCATTTGGTTAGATTTGATTTCTTTGACCATTCCATCGTATGTCATTCTTCTCAAATCTTCAATTGAATTCAGTTGTATATCTTTGGCACCACATATATATTTAACTGCTTACATATTTAGggttaaacagtttggcgcccaccgtggggccctAGATATTAGCGGCGATTCAATATAACACTGTGTTCAAACTCGATATTTTACACTTGTTCTTTAGGGTTTGATTTCAGGTATACAGGAAATGTCGGATTCACATTCTGTCAACTTCCAAGTGGAACCGAGCCATCACGAGCATGACGGCGGTGATGCACCGGACCATGACGCTCCCCCCGTTAATCCAGCTCAAGTCGGTTCATCGGTGGGAAATATGCCGGTCGGTGAGGATAACGGAGCCGTGCTGCAGCAGCTCCAGAACCAGTTGGATATGGCCATGGCTCAGTTGCAGGCCCAGTAAGAGATCATAGTGCAATTGCAAAATCGGAATCAGGCACCCGATGTTACACCAGCGGAACCAACCCAAGATGAGGAAGAAAGGCAGGTCCTGCAGGGTAACGATGGACTCCTCGGGCAGAATATCGAATTGAAAAGAATGCTCATGGAATTGACCAAACGAGTCGAATCCGGTGAAAAGAAGATAGAGGCGAACGATAAGAAGGTGGAGAATTATAATTCGAGGGTTGATCAAATACCGGGGGCTCCGCCGGTGCTGAAGGGGCAGGATTCGAAAAAATTTGTTCAAATGCCGTTCCCGTCGAGCGTGGCGCCAATGAAAATCCCCAAAAGGTTTCGCATGCCCGATATCCCGAAGTACAGCGGGACAACGGACCCGAACGAGCATGTAACTGCATATACATGCGCTATCAAGGGCAACGATCTCGCCGACGATGAACGGGAATCAGTGCTACTTAAGAAATTCGGAGAAACCCTGTCGAAGGGAGCTATGCTTTGGTATCATAACTTGCCCGAGCATTCGATTGATTCGTTTGCCATGCTTGCTGATGCTTTCGTTAAGGCCCATGCTGGGGCTATCAAAGTTGAAACCCGAAAGTCAGATCTATTCAACGTCAAGCAACGAGACGACGAGACCCTCCGCGAGTTCGTGGCTCGATTTCAAATGGAGCGCATGGACTTGCCACCAGTTACGGACGATTGGGCCGTTCAGGCTTTCACCCAAGGGCTCAATTCAAGGAGCTCAATCACCTCGATGGAACTGAAACAAAACTTGATAGAGTACCCGGCAATCGCCTGGGCTGATGTGCATAACAGATATCAGTCGAAAATAAGAGTCGAAGACGATAAGATTTTGAGGGCCGCTTCGGTGTCGTGGCACTCAGGTAAAGGAATCGATCATTCGAAGAGGGTAGTGGATCGAGATTCCAGATCATCCTATGACCGGTTCTAACTATATCCGCTCGATCGAAGAGGAAACGGACGTAACACTGAATCGGGcaaaattgataggagaagtgACCGAAGGAGCGACCGAGGTCCAAACAACCGCGGGTTGATTAACAAAAACGCTGTCCAAAGAGTTTCGGGGAACAGAGAGATTCCAAGGTTGTCTGAATATAACTTTTACGTCGATATAGCAACTTTAGCTGCGGTCGTGAGCCGGAACAAAGAAACGAGGCATCCGAGGCCCATCCAATCCCCGGTCCGAAGCGGGACAAAAGCCTTATTTGCAGGTATCATCATACTCACGGTCACCGGACCGAAGATTGTCGGCAGCTAAGGGAGGAGGTGGCCCGTCTGTTCAATTTGGGGCATCTTCGAGAATTCTTGAGTGAGCGAGCAAAAACCCATTTTAAAAACCTGGATTCCAACAAGCCGGATAGACCGGAAGAGCCTCACCAGGTGATACACATGATCATGGGAGGAACCGACATGCCCGTGGGGCCAGTGATGAAGTGCACAAAGATCTCCATAACGAGGGAAAAGCGTGTCCGAGGCGATGACCCCGAGGGTGCCATCAAGTTCGACGACGAAGACATGGAAGGCATTGCACAACCACATAATGACGCACTGGTAATCTCTATCCTTGTCAATAATGTTAGGATTAAACGTGTGCTGATTGACCCAAGTAGCTCGGCTAATATCATCCGATGGAGAGTCGTCGAACAGCTGGGGCTGCTAGATCAGATCGTGCCTGCCATCCGAGTCCTCAATGGATTCAACATGGCATGCGAAACGACCAAAGACGAGATCACTCTACCAATCAGCATGGCAGGGGTTGTGCAACATACGAAGTTTTATGTGACAGAAGGTGATATGGGATATAATGCACTGCTGGGCAGACCGTGGATTCATCTCGTAAGGGCGGTCCCTTCGACTATGCATCAGATGTTGAAATTCCCGACCCCAGAAGGTATCAAAACCGTCCGTGGTGAACAGCGAGCTGCGAAAGAAATGTTCGCGGTCGAAGAATCTACTAAGACCGCAAAAGCTCCAGATCGGACTGAAGGGAAGAATGTCAAATAGCAATTACAGAGCCCGTTCCCCGAATCTTCGAAAGATCGGAACGAGGACACGCTAGATGACGAGTTAAAGTTCGGAGTACCGAGAACTTTTATGGGGCCCGATGATTCTGACGCCACCAAGTCCACCGTTGAGGGGCTTGAACAAGTGACGTTGTTTGCCCATTTGCCAGAAAGGAaagtatacctgggcacggggctAACGCCCGAGCTCAGGGCTGAATTTATTAAGTTTCTCAAAATTAACTCCGACTGTTTTgcttggtcccatttagacatgacaggtattCCACCGGACGTAACAACACACAAGCTGAGCTTGGATCCGAGTTTCTCCCCGGTGAAGCAGAAGCGAAGGCCGCAACCCGAGGTGAAGCACGCCTTCGTCAAAGACGGGGTAACCAAGCTCCTTAATATAGGGTCCATTCGAGAGGTAAAATATCCGGATTGGTTAGCTAACGTTGTGGTAGTACCTAAAAAAGGGAATAAGTTTAGAATGTGCGTAGATTATAAAGATCTAAACAAGGCCTGTCCGAAGGATTCTTTTCCTTTGCCCAGCATCGATCGCATGATCGACGCTACAGCGCGTCATGACACCCTGAGTTTCCTTGATGCAtactccgggtacaaccaaatcCAAATGGACCCGGCAGATCGAGAAAAGACCTCTTTTATAAATAGGTTTGGCAcgtattgttataatgtaatgcctttcggcctaaaaaatgccggtgcaacctatcaacgcctagttaatCGAATGTTTGAACATCAAATAGGGAAATCCATGGAaatttatattgatgacatggtcgTTAAGTCCCTGCgagcagaggaccatttaaaatttttgcAGGAGACTTTCAGCATACTAAGGAAGTACAACATGAAACTCAACCCGAAAAAATGCGCTTTCGGAGTCGGATCGGGTAAGTTCCTCGGCTGCATGGTGTCAAATCGGGGAATCGAAATTAACCCGGATAAAATAAAGGCCATCGAAGATATCTCTGTGATAAACGACATCAAAGGGGTACAAAGGCTAACGGGACGCATAGCCGCTCGAGCTTCTGCTCATTTCCAGATCCTCGGATAAGAGTCACCGATTTTTCTCGTTGCTCAAGAAAAAGACGGACTTCGCATGGACCACCGAGTGTCAGACGGCTTTGGCAGAACTCAAAAGATACTTGTCAAGTCCACCCCTACTCCACACACCGAAGGCGCACGAGCAGTTGTACTTATACCTGGCTGTATCCGAGATTGCGGTAAGCGGTGTCCTGGTTCGGGAAGAGAATGAGACGCAGTATCCGGTTTACTATGTGAGTAGAACACTCGGTGACCCCGAAACCAGGTATCCTCATTTGGAAAAACTCGATTTAGCTCTGTTAAGTGCATCTAGAAAATTAAGGCCTTACTTCCAGTGTCACCCGATATGTGTTGTAACATCATACCCCCTAAGGAACGTCATGCATAAACCCGAACTCTCAGGTCGACTTGCAAAGTGGGCTATAGAGATTAGCGGGTACGATATCGAGTACAAACCCCGAACCGCAATCAAATCCCAAATACTGGCAGACTTCGTGGCCGACTTCGCACCAGCCATGATACCTGAGGTTGACAAGGAAATGCTTCTTGCCTGGGGGACTAGCGCGGGAGTTTGGACCCTTCATACGGATGGTGCATCCAATGTGAAAGGGTCCGGGTTGGGGATCGTTCTCAAACCCCCTCGGTGACGTGATAAGACAATCTATAAGGTCCGCTCGatttaactaacaatgaagcgagtatgaggctatgattgcaggtttagaaCTGGCCAAAAGTTTGGGAGCCGAGATCGTAGAAGCAAAGTGTGATTCTCTCCTGGTGGTCAACCAAACGAACGGAACCTTCGAGATCAAAGACGACAGAATGCGGAGATACCAAGAAAGGTTGCAGGTTGTCCTTCGCCGGTTCAAGAAGTGGACATTGGAGCACGTACCCCGTGATCAAAATAAAACGGACGCCCTGGCAAACCTAGGATCTTCAGTTAAATCAGAAGGGTTCTCCTCTGGGGCTGTGGTACAGTTAACAAAATCAGTCATAGAAACCGGCCATGCTGAGGTAAACTCGACTAGCCTCACTTGGGATTGGAGGAACAAATACATAGACTATCTCCAAACGGGGAAATTGCCGTCGGATGCCAAAGAATCACGGGCCCTCCGAACTAAGGCGGCTAGATTTTGTTTGGTCGATGGCCGGTTGTGCCGAAGATCATTCCACGGTCCCACGGCCGGATGCCTAGGATCGTGGGAAATCGACTACGTTCTAAGGGAAGTTCACGAGGGCACTTGCGGGAACCACGCAGGAGCCGATTCGTTGGTACGCAAGTTGATCCGAGCGGGATACTACTGGAACGAGATGGACGGAGATGCCAAAACCTTCGTTCAGAAATGTAACGAATGCCAGAGGCACGCCCCGTCCATATATCAACCCGGAGAGGAGCTGCATCCGGTCCTCTCCCCATGGCCGTTCATGAAATGGGGCATGGACATAGTGGGACCCCTGCCGTGGGCCACGGGAaatggggggactatctgtatacgggtaaaatcGAGGACACGGTCATGCTCGGTTTCCCGTTATTACGATTATGCTCGGGCGAAACCCGAGCATCACACCGGGATCAAGAGCTCGAGAACGGATTTGTGCGAGGCAATAATGGAAGGACAATTTGCTAACCATAACGGAAGGccgaaatatccgccctcaCCCGGATATTCGGCGCTAATCCCGGCGACACAGCTGTCAACAGATTATTTGCTTTATTTAGGATTGTACTAGGTCTAtaactcctctactatataaaggggaGGCCCCCCATTCGGAAAAGGGGTTCTGCAATTGAGAAGAGAGAATTTATtgagatcaataaccataaaGAATATAGCTTCTGTTCCCATTTGTTCATAAGTTCTATTTCGTTTACATTCCTCGCAAACTCGTGATAAAGAGACACCGACCTCGATTTCCCGACCCGAGGTCCTGTGAACCCTGCATTTGGTTAGATTTGATTTCTTTGACCATTCCATCGTATGTCATTCTGCTCAAATCTTCAATTGAATTCAGCTGTATATCTTTGGCACCACATATAAATTTAACTGCTTACATATTTAGGGTTAAACAAAGTTAGTGCCAGAGCTAGATTGAAGAAAAGGGATTCAATTTGTAAAAGTTATATTGCGCAAATACGAAGCAAATATTTCTTTTGTGTTACTTATAGTTCttaaatttccttaatataatTAGAGAAAACTCTAGGAAAGTGGCATAAGGAGTTGAAAGATTTACTATTTTCAAAGTCCCCTAGTATAAAAATATCCACTGAAAACTGTCGGTGGCCAATATCAGTCTTCACCACACAAATTCGCAGTACCTTACTACCTTCTTGGCTTCTAATGGTAGAATACGCATAAATATATGTAATGGCTACACAAAAAAAGTGGATTCATAAAAACAACTCCTGTCTACACCATGAAATATATGAAGTGCCAAATCTTTGATGACGATGACGATGTAACATCGAAATTGTTGGCATTAGGTATCCTACTTTGGGAAGTTTCCATATCTCATCATATACTTAAATTAGTTACCTCGATAATCTTTTTGTTCAAGGGTCTTCCATTATTGACTTACCATGCTTTGTTTACAATATTGAAAAAGAATACTGCTAAAGGCGGAAGGAAAAACTGAAAAGCATATAGTTTCATTAAATAAGAGGCATACATTTTAGCAAACAAGACTAAGTCAACTCATGACTAACAATAAAAGCTTCTGAAAATGATGATTAATAAATGACCGCGTAAAAGAAAAATACCATATCTGTGTAATAACGTATGTCGTTTCCAAATGATAAAGGCCACAAAGagaacaaagaaattaaaaagtgaAGCATCTTCGATTATGTCGTTTCCAGAAGCATCTTCGATGAAGTTTTCTCTTTTAATAAGAAAGACACATGCATAGTGTGAGTAGTATAGAAAAGAATAATAAGGACGTTAGTAATATTATTTTACAATATCCTTGTGACTTAGTGAGAATAGGAGAAACACAATTGTTAGCAGCAATATGCACAGTGGAAGTCAAGTTAACGTACACCATAAAACGAGGGGCAAATTAGCTTTCTCATTTTGTCCTGTGAATCTGCGACAAATTGAGAATTATAGTAGTACTACTCCACTATATATCAAACTTGTGCTAGTCTGCTAGACATGGCAAAGGTGGCTAAAACTGACAATGCCGAAAAATTGGAGATAGACGAGAAGCTGCCAGAAGCAGCAACACCATCCAAACTCGACAATGGTAGTGTTAttccaaagaaaagaaagcacGTTTCGTTCATGATGGCTAAAGGAATTTGGTCATGCTTCTGTTGCTGCTGTGGCGAATAACTTTGCATGTTACAACAATAGATAGGACCAGTACTTAAAATAACATAGCCATTAGCCTCGATGTGCAATGTATGTGATATTTTGTGTTCAAGTCGCATACTATTAGTTTGTGTTTAGTAGACGTACTTGCTCTCCTAGGTTTATTAATTAGTACGCGCAAGCATGTTTCCTATTTATAATGATGTTAGGATCAGGAGAAAAGTGCTAATATTGTGTTTTAGCGTTTGCAGTTGGAaggtttcttgtattgatgacgATGGTTTTATTGAATAACGTTTGCAATTATAATTTTCTGTTGCTTCAGAGACTTAGTTGCTGGTTGACTTCTAATGGACAAGGGCGAagataataaatatttataataagCTAAGAATCGCTAAAAACATGTTCACTCTGTATACGTGGAAACGATTTTTTAAAGGAACAATGTTAGTTGCTGCATGCAGCATAAATCAAGCTAGCTACAGGGAGCTTGGTCCATGACCAACTCATAAAATATTGCCCATCAGTAAACTAGCGGTTAAAGatattttttcataatttaaagtaaCTTATAAAAGTATAAAAGAGTTTAACTTATACGAATATTGTAAAAACAAAAGTTACTCCTATATTATTTGGTCAGCCAAAGATACCTATAagtatttttcataaaaaggtGAAAtccataattttgaaaataagacaATTTACTAGCTATAATATGTCAATGTGACTTGATTACGTAAAACTTTATTTACATTGTGGATGTATATTTAAGTTAAACTCAAATTAGACAGATAATTCAGTGATAAGAACTAATTAAgagtcaaaaaaatttaaagataaacATCCGTCCAAAAGCAAATTAAAGagtcattttctctatttagTGGAAAACATTCATctgcaaaaaataattttcacaatTTAAAGTAACTTATTGGAGTATAAAGAGTTTAAATTAATATACATCAACATTGTAAAACTAAAAATTACTATGTTATTTGGtcacgcaaaaaaaaaaaaaaatcataaaaagtgggatttataattttaaaaataagataagtTACTGTAATGGTAAATCTGACTTGATTGTGTAAACATTTTATTAACATTGTTGACGTATATGTAAGTTAAactcaattttttgttttaataagaTTTAGTGTAAAGATACTACTCCTATTTGTAAATTTTAACTTGTGATAGTATGTTATCATTTTCACTATATTACCATTGCTTATTTAGATATTTACATGTAATAATCTAAAAAGTGGTCCTAAAAGTGTACAAGATTTTAGTAAATATCATAATGGAAATTTTATGAGTAATTAACTTGTTATAATATATTATGTCCCTTGCAATTTATTCTAAGAAACCAATCAATACTACCATTACACAGAGAATTGTCTGACTATTACCATTTGAACAATTTAATTGTGTAAATACTTTTTACCCAATCTTACGTAGAAATtcaacttaaaaaaatattttccgttATATCAAAtgcattttctcctttttttctagTTTGTTTCATCACAATTTCCGGTATGGGTCTTTGTTAGAACTGTCAATATGGGCTTGGCCCGCGAGGCCTGCCCAACCCAATCATTTATTTAAGTAAGGTTGGGCTAAGATTCACTTTGGCAGATAGAAAAAAAGGCTCAAAAGCCCAAATTTTCTGAAATTAAATTAGCACATGTACCGGCCTCAAAGGTTGGTACTTCGAGCGCcgtaaaagaataataaataaataaatttttaaaaaatgtataagtaaagtaaacaaaaagataaaaagtaatgagaaaaaagaatgtaCTTACTACTAAGTAGTAATTAGAAACTGGAGTAATTCTTTTTAGTCTTAGAATTTATataatgtttaatttttttttaacgtgATCTGAACtagtgattaaaaataataatttatatttattctcTTGATATGAATTTTGCAAGAATGGTCATAGAAGATTCTATTTCATATTGCAAAAGTTTCGTTCAAATTGTACCAAAAATCACTTAGAAaatgttatttcggaagatgaAAAAAGCTTAAAGGTTGGCTCGTCTGTAAATATCGCTTTGGGTTGGGTTGAAATTTTACCATTTTGTATGCCCTTCAATTAAAAGAGATTGGCCGTCTGcttcatttaatttttcttattttttgagtTAGGTGGCCAGTAGTACCCATTTTGACACCTCTAGTCTTTGTGATTCCTTCCTAAGCTGGCTTCTAAGGTGCTTCGTCTTCCCTTTCCTTCACCCGTACCCCTTtttgattttctcttttttttgctTGACAACTTCTCAAGAATTGGATTCCATCAAATTTAATTCTATGAAAAAAGGTTTAACTGAATGGACCATATGCATGTCTTTTCTACTGAAGTTATTGTATTCTTAGCTCATTGTGCTTATGTGATCAATAGAAACGTAATCATTATTGCCatcagagaaaaaaaaaaaagtcaatgtTAAATAAAATGTCATGTCATATATTTTGTTGGCCTAAAATTAATAGGGCGACTTTTCATTAATCTTATATCCCATAAAATATGGAACATGATGTCTAGGGAAAATGGGTCATGGTgggcaggggcggatctactgATGAGGTATGGAGTGTCACGCCACCCTCAAGCTTCGGTGGAAactctatatatgtatgtatttttatataagAAATAGTCTAACTAATTAAAGTGCCACCCAGAGTAACTAAAGTGTCCGCAGTGCCAGTGACAGAGGGCTCTTACACTCCTTCCATTTTCCCAGGGTTCGAATCTCCCTGATGagcattattttataaatttcataacaattttGTCTCTACACAAATACACCTACGGGCTACAACACATACTAGTTGACACTCTATGTTCATGTTGACATTGTATTTGTTTAATCAAGTATAAAAtaatatagtagaaattttCTTTACCATATTTTCTtagaataaaataatagaaagtTAGGAAGTTTCTTTTTTGGATATTCTCTCGTCTCTCTCCAAGTAAACCAAAAGTTCCTTCCCAAACAAAAATTGACGTCCGCCACCTTCCCATGCTCCCGGCTCTGATGCCTCTGCTTATTCCCTTCATCaagtatatatttttgcttTGCTTCTGCTATATTTAATTGGATCTCGGTGTTCTCGCTAAGTTTTgctatcattattttgatttttcttttatgtgttgtttaaGCTGTTACATAGAGCGTAATGTATTTACAAATGTAAGTAATGATGTCCTTAAATTGAACTGAGTTAATTCAAAATGGATCGAGCCAACTGAACGTAGACCTTAATTCAATCTTATGAACTAGTGGTAAAGTTTGCATTAACAATAGTGCACTACTAAGAACACGTCTTTTTCCGAGGGACAAAATTGACGGATAGTAATTTATCGAAAATTATCATCTCAGAGAAATATCGATGAACTCCCTTGAATTTTTTTGATagcctccattgggaattcaaTTAAAAACAAGACgatattagaaaaaaattataccttTTTGCgcatttttgaccaaaattaaCCTACAAATGCTATTTtcattaagaaaaattaaaaaaacaaaacaatttcTT from the Lycium ferocissimum isolate CSIRO_LF1 chromosome 11, AGI_CSIRO_Lferr_CH_V1, whole genome shotgun sequence genome contains:
- the LOC132038444 gene encoding uncharacterized protein LOC132038444; translated protein: MSDSHSVNFQVEPSHHEHDGGDAPDHDAPPVNPAQVGSSVGNMPVGEDNGAVLQQLQNQLDMAMAQLQAPDVTPAEPTQDEEERQVLQGNDGLLGQNIELKRMLMELTKRVESGEKKIEANDKKVENYNSRVDQIPGAPPVLKGQDSKKFVQMPFPSSVAPMKIPKRFRMPDIPKYSGTTDPNEHVTAYTCAIKGNDLADDERESVLLKKFGETLSKGAMLWYHNLPEHSIDSFAMLADAFVKAHAGAIKVETRKSDLFNVKQRDDETLREFVARFQMERMDLPPVTDDWAVQAFTQGLNSRSSITSMELKQNLIEYPAIAWADVHNRYQSKIRVEDDKILRAASVSWHSGKGIDHSKRVVDRDSRSSYDRNFSCGREPEQRNEASEAHPIPGPKRDKSLICRYHHTHGHRTEDCRQLREEVARLFNLGHLREFLSERAKTHFKNLDSNKPDRPEEPHQVIHMIMGGTDMPVGPVMKCTKISITREKRVRGDDPEGAIKFDDEDMEGIAQPHNDALVISILVNNVRIKRVLIDPSSSANIIRWRVVEQLGLLDQIVPAIRVLNGFNMACETTKDEITLPISMAGVVQHTKFYVTEGDMGYNALLGRPWIHLVRAVPSTMHQMLKFPTPEGIKTVRGEQRAAKEMFAVEESTKTAKAPDRTEGKNVK